In Phycisphaerae bacterium, a genomic segment contains:
- a CDS encoding bifunctional 5,10-methylene-tetrahydrofolate dehydrogenase/5,10-methylene-tetrahydrofolate cyclohydrolase (catalyzes the formation of 5,10-methenyltetrahydrofolate from 5,10-methylenetetrahydrofolate and subsequent formation of 10-formyltetrahydrofolate from 5,10-methenyltetrahydrofolate) encodes MATINSAKLMDGRPLARRVLEAARAKVQKIVAATGVTPALATVLVGDDRASATYVRMKRKRCEDVGMKSVRIELPLGTTTDQLVAEIRKLATDPSVHGILIQHPVPAPIEKRTAFEAIPVEKDVDGVTSSTLGRVILGMPAYASCTPAGIMRLLREYSVELDGAHAVVIGRSPILGRPMASMLINAQATVTLCHSRTRSLPSLVRAADVVIAAVGKPRFVRGGWIKVGAVVIDAGYNEGNIGDVDFEGALEPASLITPVPGGVGPMTIATLIDQTADAAAHQLGVQV; translated from the coding sequence ATGGCGACCATCAACTCGGCAAAGCTCATGGACGGCCGGCCCCTGGCCCGCCGTGTGCTGGAGGCGGCTCGCGCGAAGGTGCAGAAGATTGTTGCGGCGACCGGGGTCACGCCGGCGCTGGCGACAGTGCTGGTGGGTGACGACCGCGCCTCGGCGACGTACGTCCGCATGAAGCGCAAGCGCTGCGAAGACGTGGGCATGAAGTCGGTGCGGATCGAGCTGCCGCTCGGTACGACCACCGACCAGCTCGTGGCGGAAATCCGCAAGCTGGCCACCGATCCCAGCGTGCACGGCATTCTCATTCAACACCCGGTGCCGGCGCCGATCGAAAAGCGCACCGCCTTCGAGGCGATCCCGGTCGAGAAGGACGTCGACGGCGTGACGTCGAGCACGCTCGGCCGCGTGATCCTCGGCATGCCGGCCTACGCTTCATGCACGCCGGCGGGCATCATGCGCCTGCTGCGCGAGTACAGCGTCGAGCTGGACGGGGCCCACGCCGTGGTGATTGGCCGCAGCCCGATCCTGGGCCGGCCGATGGCTTCCATGCTGATCAACGCGCAGGCGACCGTGACGCTGTGCCATTCGCGCACGCGCTCGCTGCCGAGCCTGGTGCGCGCCGCGGACGTGGTGATCGCTGCTGTCGGCAAGCCGCGGTTCGTGCGCGGCGGATGGATCAAAGTCGGGGCCGTCGTGATCGACGCGGGCTACAACGAGGGCAACATCGGCGACGTGGATTTCGAAGGCGCGCTCGAGCCGGCGTCGCTGATTACGCCGGTGCCGGGCGGCGTGGGGCCGATGACGATTGCGACATTGATCGATCAGACAGCGGACGCCGCGGCGCACCAGCTCGGCGTGCAGGTCTAA
- a CDS encoding ABC transporter ATP-binding protein — MSVSSSHSADHAAPTAPVVVARGLAKHFAVVKAVDGVDFEIAPNACIGFLGPNGAGKTTLMRMIYSAVEKTAGEVSVFGLTPMRDRKRINARVGVVFQDNNLDEELNALESLLVHALYCGLDFATARRRSAELLDWLALTPKAKSTIRELSGGMVRRLMIARALLNAPDLLILDEPTTGLDPQVRHTIWAALRELKRQGMTILLTTHYMEEAQQLSDQVMIMDQGRIIVRGTPRALITEHLERYVLQTSGLEQVPPLNGDIRHEHAGDADYFYSNTEQALQELYDRIPSPSAVLRHANLEDVFLRFTGRGLHE; from the coding sequence GTGAGTGTCTCGTCATCACATAGCGCGGACCATGCTGCCCCCACTGCCCCCGTCGTCGTCGCACGCGGGTTGGCAAAGCACTTCGCTGTCGTGAAGGCCGTGGATGGCGTCGACTTCGAGATCGCGCCGAACGCGTGCATCGGCTTCCTCGGGCCTAACGGCGCCGGCAAGACGACCCTCATGCGCATGATCTACAGCGCGGTGGAGAAGACCGCGGGCGAGGTGTCGGTGTTCGGCCTGACGCCCATGCGCGACCGCAAGCGGATCAACGCGCGCGTCGGCGTCGTCTTCCAGGACAACAACCTCGATGAAGAGCTCAACGCGCTGGAGTCGCTGCTCGTGCACGCGCTGTACTGCGGGCTCGACTTCGCGACCGCTCGCCGGCGCAGCGCGGAATTGCTCGACTGGCTGGCCCTGACGCCAAAGGCCAAAAGCACCATCCGCGAGCTGTCCGGCGGCATGGTCCGGCGGCTGATGATCGCCCGCGCGCTTCTGAACGCACCCGATCTGCTTATCCTGGACGAGCCGACGACCGGCCTCGACCCGCAGGTGCGGCACACGATCTGGGCGGCGCTGCGCGAGTTGAAACGCCAGGGCATGACGATCCTGCTGACTACGCACTACATGGAAGAGGCCCAGCAGCTCAGTGACCAGGTCATGATCATGGATCAGGGCCGGATCATCGTGCGCGGCACGCCCCGCGCACTCATCACCGAGCATCTCGAACGGTACGTCCTGCAGACGTCGGGGCTGGAGCAGGTGCCGCCGCTGAACGGCGACATCCGCCACGAGCACGCCGGCGATGCCGACTACTTCTACTCCAACACGGAGCAAGCCCTGCAGGAGTTGTACGATCGCATCCCTTCTCCGTCGGCGGTGCTGCGGCACGCGAACCTCGAAGACGTGTTCCTGCGTTTCACCGGCCGAGGGCTCCACGAATGA
- a CDS encoding DUF1080 domain-containing protein: MAARWINLAFVATLATCPALADTTPGLLVRWYDIGQEMAWVPELAPDQLPNIVRVVPTLDLNSERKDFAPLEDNFLTEVVGVLKIDQAGTYTLRLISDDGALLWLDGRQRIDHDGPHGATPKDVKLELTAGEHALRIAHYNGHGDAQLTLQWLPPGAAPDKFELIPPTALGHAADTQRDTAPGQKKIIPPLRRGLPGDGRPLGRAHPGFVANKGAVLAPEPDMLVKNGFVCVHGPLGDDPVAWLPGGATEGDGAAVYTPFPEPYLDQGLVVLPTESLRIATERIGGSVGVTQGAALRFGEGPEPPLKSTGRTVFEVRTVRARANGLEIEFTKPLDPRVGWERESYYVEQWPFDWEGGVGPVRDGVPVPVQSASVLGDRTKVFLEISGTAPSRVYYVRLLPPCLSADGEKPWSTEIWYTMLALPMDLKGDVYPPPAAEPQNMLTEEEKQAGWRLLFDGQTTKGWRGFKKDACPDGWKVINGCLVRVGPGGDVITEEQFEDFELQLEWRISPAGNSGIFFHVSEAYGWPWETGPEMQVLDNAEHADGKNPKTSAGSNYALYAPSKDVTEPIGFFNKVRILVNKGHVEHWLNGVKVVEYELGSPEWEKAVAESKFKDMPHYGREKKGHIDLQDHGDKVWYRNIKIRVLE; the protein is encoded by the coding sequence ATGGCTGCCCGCTGGATCAACCTTGCGTTCGTCGCCACCCTGGCAACCTGCCCCGCACTGGCCGACACCACCCCCGGCCTGCTCGTCCGCTGGTACGACATCGGGCAGGAAATGGCCTGGGTGCCGGAACTGGCCCCGGACCAACTGCCCAACATCGTGAGGGTAGTTCCGACGCTCGACTTGAACTCGGAGCGGAAGGACTTCGCCCCGCTCGAAGACAACTTCCTCACCGAGGTCGTCGGCGTGCTCAAGATCGACCAGGCCGGCACCTACACGCTGCGGCTCATCAGCGACGACGGCGCCCTGCTCTGGCTCGACGGCCGCCAGCGCATCGACCACGACGGCCCCCACGGCGCCACGCCCAAGGACGTCAAGCTGGAGCTCACCGCCGGCGAGCACGCCCTGCGCATCGCCCACTACAACGGCCACGGCGACGCGCAACTGACGCTCCAGTGGCTGCCGCCGGGCGCCGCGCCGGACAAGTTCGAGCTCATCCCACCGACCGCGCTCGGCCACGCCGCCGACACCCAGCGCGACACCGCGCCGGGACAAAAGAAGATCATTCCGCCGCTGCGGCGTGGTCTGCCGGGCGACGGCCGGCCGCTTGGCCGCGCCCACCCAGGTTTCGTGGCTAACAAGGGCGCCGTGCTGGCGCCAGAGCCGGACATGCTCGTGAAGAACGGTTTTGTCTGCGTCCACGGGCCGCTGGGCGATGACCCAGTCGCCTGGCTCCCGGGCGGCGCAACCGAGGGCGACGGTGCCGCGGTCTATACGCCGTTTCCGGAGCCGTATCTCGACCAGGGCCTGGTGGTCCTGCCGACCGAGAGCCTGCGGATCGCCACGGAGCGGATCGGCGGAAGCGTCGGCGTGACGCAGGGCGCCGCGCTGCGGTTCGGCGAAGGGCCAGAGCCCCCGCTGAAGTCGACCGGCCGCACGGTGTTCGAGGTGCGGACCGTGCGGGCGCGGGCCAACGGGCTCGAGATCGAATTCACCAAGCCGCTCGATCCCCGCGTCGGCTGGGAGCGCGAGTCGTACTACGTCGAGCAGTGGCCGTTCGACTGGGAGGGCGGCGTCGGCCCGGTGCGCGACGGCGTCCCCGTGCCGGTGCAAAGCGCCAGCGTGCTGGGCGACCGCACCAAGGTCTTCCTGGAAATCAGCGGCACGGCGCCGTCGCGTGTCTACTACGTGCGCCTGCTGCCGCCGTGCCTGTCGGCGGACGGCGAGAAGCCGTGGAGCACGGAAATCTGGTACACGATGCTCGCGCTGCCGATGGACCTGAAAGGCGATGTCTACCCCCCGCCAGCGGCGGAACCACAGAACATGCTGACCGAGGAGGAGAAGCAGGCGGGCTGGCGGCTGCTCTTCGACGGGCAGACGACGAAGGGCTGGCGCGGCTTCAAGAAGGACGCTTGCCCGGATGGATGGAAGGTGATCAATGGCTGCCTGGTGCGCGTCGGCCCGGGCGGCGACGTCATCACCGAGGAGCAGTTTGAGGATTTCGAGCTGCAACTCGAATGGCGGATTTCGCCGGCGGGCAACAGCGGCATCTTCTTCCACGTCTCCGAGGCGTACGGCTGGCCGTGGGAGACGGGCCCGGAAATGCAGGTGCTGGACAACGCGGAGCACGCGGACGGGAAGAACCCGAAGACGTCGGCAGGCTCGAACTACGCGCTGTACGCCCCGTCGAAGGACGTGACCGAGCCGATCGGCTTTTTCAACAAGGTACGCATCCTGGTGAACAAGGGGCACGTGGAGCACTGGCTCAACGGCGTGAAGGTGGTCGAGTACGAGCTCGGCAGCCCGGAGTGGGAAAAGGCCGTCGCCGAGAGCAAGTTCAAGGACATGCCGCACTACGGTCGCGAGAAGAAGGGCCACATCGACCTGCAGGACCACGGCGACAAGGTCTGGTACCGGAATATCAAGATCCGGGTGCTGGAGTAA
- a CDS encoding ABC transporter permease: MNTTPLPTPDLRRSVALRTGLFWSLFGVWHRHVRVYCKTLLANSTPPVLEPLFFFTAVALGLGSFMPGAQFDGLPYATYVASGVLVSSPMFTGVFETTYGTFVRLVYQRTYDAMLGTHLRISEMFIGELLFAATKGAVFSTVVVLVTLIFGVRPTAWCVLVPVLGFVTGYLWGAIGLIVTSYVKMINNFTFFTTGVITPVFFFSGTFFPIRGHYLALDIIASLVPLTPSIEISRAMFKAQFPPALWLDIALLVAYTIIFHSIALRRMRKRVLR; this comes from the coding sequence ATGAACACCACTCCCCTGCCGACGCCCGACCTCCGCCGGTCTGTCGCGCTGCGCACCGGGCTGTTCTGGAGCCTGTTCGGCGTGTGGCACCGGCACGTACGCGTGTACTGCAAGACGCTGCTGGCGAACTCGACGCCGCCGGTGCTGGAGCCGCTCTTCTTCTTCACCGCGGTCGCGCTGGGGCTGGGGAGCTTCATGCCGGGCGCCCAGTTCGACGGGCTGCCGTACGCCACGTACGTCGCTAGCGGCGTGCTGGTCAGCTCCCCGATGTTCACGGGCGTGTTCGAGACGACGTACGGCACGTTCGTGCGGCTGGTCTACCAGCGCACCTACGACGCGATGCTCGGCACGCACCTGCGCATCAGCGAGATGTTCATCGGCGAGCTGCTGTTCGCGGCGACGAAGGGCGCGGTGTTCTCGACGGTGGTGGTGCTCGTCACGCTCATCTTCGGCGTGCGGCCGACGGCATGGTGCGTGCTCGTGCCGGTGCTGGGTTTTGTCACCGGGTACCTGTGGGGGGCGATCGGGCTGATCGTGACAAGCTACGTGAAGATGATCAACAACTTCACGTTCTTCACGACCGGCGTGATTACGCCGGTGTTCTTCTTCTCGGGCACGTTCTTCCCGATCCGCGGCCACTACCTGGCGCTGGATATCATCGCGTCGCTCGTGCCGCTGACGCCGTCGATCGAGATTTCGCGGGCGATGTTCAAGGCCCAGTTCCCACCGGCGTTGTGGCTGGATATTGCCCTGCTGGTGGCGTACACGATCATCTTTCACAGCATCGCGCTTCGGCGGATGCGCAAGCGCGTGCTGCGCTAG